Proteins from one Lachnospiraceae bacterium KGMB03038 genomic window:
- a CDS encoding 30S ribosomal protein S12 encodes MPTFNQLVKKGRQTSVKKSGAPALQKGYNSLRKRATNESAPQKRGVCTAVKTATPKKPNSALRKIARVRLSNGIEVTSYIPGEGHNLQEHSVVLIRGGRVKDLPGTRYHIVRGTLDTAGVAKRRQARSKYGAKRPKDAKK; translated from the coding sequence ATGCCAACATTTAACCAGTTAGTAAAGAAGGGACGCCAGACATCTGTAAAGAAGTCTGGAGCTCCGGCTCTTCAGAAAGGCTACAACTCTTTGAGAAAGAGAGCGACCAATGAATCCGCTCCTCAGAAAAGAGGCGTGTGTACCGCGGTTAAGACAGCTACACCGAAGAAGCCTAACTCAGCGCTTCGTAAGATCGCCAGAGTTCGTCTTTCCAACGGAATCGAAGTGACAAGCTATATTCCGGGAGAAGGCCACAACCTTCAGGAGCACAGCGTTGTCCTGATCCGTGGAGGAAGGGTAAAGGACCTTCCAGGTACCAGATACCACATCGTCAGAGGTACGCTTGATACAGCGGGCGTTGCCAAGAGAAGACAGGCACGTTCCAAGTACGGCGCTAAGAGACCAAAAGACGCGAAAAAGTAA
- a CDS encoding HD domain-containing protein has translation MNREQAHEILMKYMEGENYITHSYAVEAIMRGLAKRLAPDEVEYWGIVGLLHDLDEEQCDWAHDMSVHGPTSVEILKKEGIEDKVLFDAICAHNPKSGVKAKTNLQYAVLAADPMSGFVKAVAQIYPDKKIASVKHKSVMKRFNELRFAKGANRDYMEAIEFTGLSLDDLIDVALEEMGAIADQLGL, from the coding sequence ATGAACAGAGAACAAGCGCATGAGATTTTGATGAAATATATGGAAGGAGAGAACTATATTACTCATTCTTACGCGGTGGAAGCCATCATGAGGGGACTGGCAAAACGTCTTGCGCCGGATGAAGTGGAATACTGGGGGATCGTGGGCCTGCTCCACGATCTGGATGAAGAACAGTGCGACTGGGCTCATGATATGAGTGTCCATGGTCCCACATCCGTAGAGATTTTAAAGAAAGAAGGGATTGAGGATAAAGTCCTTTTTGACGCGATCTGCGCCCATAATCCAAAGAGCGGCGTAAAGGCTAAGACAAACCTTCAGTACGCGGTGCTGGCGGCAGATCCTATGAGCGGATTTGTAAAAGCGGTAGCGCAGATCTACCCGGATAAAAAGATTGCCAGCGTGAAGCATAAATCTGTGATGAAACGGTTCAACGAGCTTCGGTTCGCCAAAGGCGCCAACCGGGACTACATGGAAGCCATCGAGTTTACAGGCTTGAGCCTGGATGATCTGATCGACGTGGCTCTGGAAGAGATGGGAGCCATCGCGGATCAGCTGGGATTGTAA
- a CDS encoding substrate-binding domain-containing protein codes for MKKKWSMTALILCFSLALCACAADSGKARPEKAEASEGTEETEESSTPEYQAKLDAIDPFAYGNAKGLSLEKGAYISIIGKGEGGQYWEAVKEGAQQACEDINQELGYEGEDQVKITYSGPADADDVDEQVGILDEELDRYPVALGIALTDAQACDVQFDLAAESDIPVVAFDSGSDYQGLMATVSTDNAAAAVYASDQMAELLGGSGQVAIFAQDSKSQSALQRVNSFTAQIEAKYPEIQIVSVYYMDQLETMQQTIADEIQAGTYQRPEMDEQADQDIAAEDITEEDVMDYIFTKYPDIKGCYGTSGEAVRLITENMDRLGKEDMTVVGFDADEEEITALEEGKVDGLAVQNPFGMGYAAVIASARAACGLNNEAYVDTGYVWMTAENMDSEEVQKMLY; via the coding sequence ATGAAAAAGAAGTGGAGCATGACGGCTTTGATCCTATGCTTCTCACTGGCGCTTTGCGCATGCGCGGCTGACAGCGGGAAGGCGCGGCCGGAGAAAGCGGAAGCTTCCGAGGGTACAGAAGAAACAGAAGAATCGAGTACGCCGGAATATCAGGCAAAGCTTGATGCCATCGATCCATTCGCTTATGGCAACGCAAAAGGCCTGTCCCTTGAGAAAGGAGCCTATATCTCGATCATCGGAAAGGGAGAAGGAGGCCAGTATTGGGAGGCTGTAAAAGAAGGCGCCCAGCAGGCTTGTGAAGACATTAATCAGGAACTGGGATATGAGGGAGAGGATCAGGTAAAGATCACATACAGCGGCCCTGCGGATGCGGATGATGTGGACGAGCAGGTGGGAATCTTGGATGAGGAACTGGACCGGTATCCGGTGGCGCTTGGAATCGCGCTGACAGATGCCCAGGCCTGTGATGTGCAGTTCGATCTGGCGGCGGAAAGTGATATCCCAGTGGTAGCTTTTGATTCTGGAAGTGATTATCAGGGACTGATGGCGACAGTCTCAACGGATAACGCGGCGGCAGCGGTATATGCGTCCGATCAGATGGCGGAACTATTGGGCGGCAGCGGTCAGGTTGCAATATTCGCCCAGGATTCCAAATCCCAGTCTGCCCTGCAGCGGGTAAATAGTTTTACGGCGCAGATCGAGGCGAAATATCCGGAGATCCAGATTGTTTCTGTATACTATATGGATCAGTTGGAAACCATGCAGCAGACAATCGCGGATGAGATTCAGGCGGGAACTTATCAGAGACCGGAAATGGACGAACAGGCAGATCAGGATATAGCGGCAGAAGATATTACAGAAGAAGATGTTATGGATTATATTTTTACAAAGTATCCAGACATCAAAGGCTGTTATGGAACCAGCGGAGAGGCGGTGCGGCTGATCACAGAGAATATGGATCGTCTGGGCAAAGAGGACATGACGGTAGTCGGATTTGACGCGGATGAAGAAGAAATAACAGCCCTGGAGGAAGGGAAGGTTGACGGCCTTGCGGTGCAGAATCCATTCGGAATGGGATACGCGGCGGTGATCGCCTCAGCCAGAGCCGCCTGCGGGCTGAATAACGAAGCCTATGTGGATACAGGATATGTGTGGATGACGGCGGAGAATATGGATAGTGAAGAAGTGCAGAAAATGTTATATTAA
- a CDS encoding 4Fe-4S dicluster domain-containing protein, with translation MFPYCFFSCALLNSLVYFTFLYYDRNRQKRDMSNNQKRRYIPMAHVISDECVSCGACEAECPVGAISQGADHYEIDADTCVDCGACAAQCPTGAISEG, from the coding sequence ATTTTTCCCTACTGTTTTTTTTCGTGTGCACTTTTAAACTCCCTTGTATATTTTACTTTTTTGTATTATGATAGGAATAGACAAAAAAGAGACATGTCTAACAATCAAAAAAGGAGGTACATACCAATGGCACACGTAATTAGCGATGAATGTGTAAGCTGTGGAGCATGCGAGGCTGAATGTCCAGTAGGCGCTATCTCTCAGGGCGCAGATCACTATGAGATCGATGCTGACACCTGCGTTGACTGTGGCGCATGTGCTGCTCAGTGTCCTACAGGAGCTATCTCTGAGGGTTAA
- a CDS encoding N-acetylmuramoyl-L-alanine amidase has protein sequence MKRKGLILVLALVLIAELLAAGGIFYKTYLGRESKTEGTLNSEKGRPGLLASAVRFFDEKEEALEEEETKAAEEKPQLNVLIVAIDPGHQGAHIDMSAKEENAPGSGEMKAKATGGTTGTYTGMPEYQLNLDVSLKVRDLLVERGYQVVMAREDNDTAISNKERAQLANEAGADVCVRIHANGSEDASSQGALCLVMSPDNPYVGQLYEESNKLAENVLHSYCQATGFADQGVVTNDTMTGLNWSEIPVMILEMGFMTNEHDDTKMADVSFQDQMAEGIAEGIDAYFGI, from the coding sequence ATGAAACGGAAAGGGCTGATCCTTGTCTTGGCGCTGGTCTTGATCGCGGAACTTCTGGCGGCGGGCGGGATTTTTTATAAAACATACCTGGGGAGGGAAAGCAAAACGGAAGGGACCTTGAACAGTGAAAAGGGGAGGCCGGGGCTTTTGGCGTCTGCAGTCCGATTTTTCGATGAAAAGGAAGAGGCTCTGGAGGAAGAAGAAACGAAAGCGGCAGAAGAAAAGCCTCAGTTAAACGTCTTGATCGTTGCTATTGATCCAGGGCATCAGGGGGCTCACATAGATATGAGCGCAAAAGAAGAGAACGCCCCGGGGTCCGGGGAGATGAAAGCAAAGGCTACAGGCGGGACAACCGGAACGTATACAGGCATGCCGGAATATCAGTTAAATTTGGATGTATCTCTGAAAGTCCGGGATCTTCTTGTGGAACGGGGATATCAGGTAGTCATGGCCAGGGAAGACAACGATACAGCCATCAGCAATAAAGAAAGAGCGCAGCTTGCCAATGAAGCGGGGGCGGATGTCTGCGTCAGGATACATGCCAATGGAAGCGAAGATGCCTCTAGTCAGGGGGCTCTTTGCCTGGTCATGTCTCCCGACAACCCGTATGTAGGACAGCTTTATGAGGAAAGCAATAAGCTGGCGGAAAATGTCCTGCACTCCTATTGCCAGGCGACGGGGTTTGCGGATCAGGGAGTAGTGACCAATGATACGATGACAGGTCTGAACTGGAGTGAGATACCGGTGATGATTTTGGAAATGGGATTTATGACCAATGAACATGATGATACGAAGATGGCAGATGTTTCATTCCAGGATCAGATGGCGGAAGGGATCGCGGAAGGGATCGACGCCTACTTTGGCATATGA
- the dnaB gene encoding replicative DNA helicase — translation MEEALIKRVMPHSIEAEQSVVGAMLMDKDAILTASELISGQDFYQSAYGVIFDSMVELFNEGKPVDLVTLQDRLKEKDVPPEITSLEFVRDLVTAVPTSANVKYYAQIVADKSMMRRLIKLNDEISNACYVGNEPLPAILEMTERSVFELLQKRNLGDYTPIKQVVLNALDRIEKASKNKGNVTGIPTGFNDLDYKLSGLQPSDLILVAARPSMGKTAFVLNIAQYVAFKREKGVAVFSLEMSKEQLVNRLFSLESQVDSQALRTGNLKDSDWEKLIEGAGIIGKSNLIIDDTPGISVSELRSKCRKYKLEHDIQLIIIDYLQLMTGSVGRHSESRQQEISDISRSLKALARELNVPVVALSQLSRAVESRPDKRPMLSDLRESGAIEQDADVVMFIYRDEYYNKDSEFKKQAEIIIAKQRNGPVGTVHLAWLADYTKFANLSRQE, via the coding sequence ATGGAAGAAGCGCTCATCAAACGGGTCATGCCTCACAGTATTGAGGCGGAACAGTCGGTGGTCGGCGCTATGCTGATGGACAAGGATGCGATTCTGACGGCTTCTGAACTGATCAGCGGGCAGGATTTCTACCAGAGCGCCTATGGGGTGATCTTTGATTCTATGGTGGAATTATTCAATGAAGGAAAACCAGTTGACCTGGTGACCTTGCAGGACCGGCTGAAAGAGAAAGATGTGCCGCCGGAGATCACCAGTCTGGAGTTTGTCAGGGATCTTGTAACGGCAGTGCCTACTTCTGCAAATGTGAAATATTATGCCCAGATCGTAGCCGATAAATCCATGATGCGCCGGCTGATCAAGTTAAATGATGAGATATCAAACGCCTGCTATGTAGGAAATGAACCTTTGCCGGCAATCCTGGAGATGACGGAGAGATCTGTTTTTGAATTGCTCCAAAAGCGGAATCTTGGGGATTATACGCCTATTAAGCAGGTTGTGCTGAACGCGCTGGATCGGATTGAAAAAGCGTCCAAAAATAAAGGGAATGTAACGGGGATTCCAACAGGCTTCAACGATCTGGATTATAAACTGTCAGGACTGCAGCCTTCCGACTTGATCCTGGTGGCGGCCAGGCCTTCTATGGGAAAGACGGCGTTTGTGCTGAATATTGCTCAGTATGTAGCGTTTAAGCGGGAGAAGGGCGTGGCGGTCTTCAGCTTGGAAATGTCCAAAGAGCAGTTGGTCAATCGTCTGTTTTCCTTGGAGTCTCAGGTGGATTCCCAGGCTCTTAGGACTGGGAATTTGAAGGATTCGGATTGGGAGAAGCTGATCGAGGGAGCAGGGATCATTGGGAAATCTAATCTGATCATCGATGATACTCCTGGCATCTCTGTGTCGGAGCTTCGCTCAAAATGCAGAAAATATAAGCTGGAACATGACATCCAGCTGATCATCATCGACTATCTGCAATTGATGACAGGAAGTGTAGGCAGACATTCTGAGTCGCGCCAGCAGGAAATCTCAGATATTTCTCGATCTCTGAAAGCGCTGGCCAGAGAGCTGAATGTGCCTGTAGTGGCCCTGTCTCAGCTGAGCCGTGCTGTGGAATCCAGACCCGATAAGCGGCCTATGCTTTCGGATCTCCGTGAATCTGGAGCCATCGAGCAGGATGCGGACGTGGTCATGTTTATATACCGGGATGAGTATTATAATAAAGACTCCGAGTTCAAGAAGCAGGCCGAGATCATTATCGCAAAACAGAGAAACGGCCCTGTGGGGACCGTTCATCTTGCCTGGCTTGCGGACTATACAAAGTTTGCCAATCTAAGTCGGCAGGAATAG
- a CDS encoding 50S ribosomal protein L9, which yields MKVILKEDVKSLGKKGQVVEVSDGYARNFILKKGKGVEANSKNLNDLKLQKANQDKVAQEQFEAAKELGKKVEAGQIQVSIKTGEGGKAFGSISSKEIAEETKAQLGLEIDKKKIQLKETIKTLGTHNVPIKLHPKVTVELKVVVTEEA from the coding sequence ATGAAGGTAATCTTAAAAGAAGACGTGAAATCCCTTGGGAAAAAAGGCCAGGTAGTAGAAGTAAGCGACGGCTATGCCAGAAACTTTATCTTGAAAAAGGGCAAAGGAGTAGAGGCGAACTCAAAGAACTTGAATGATCTGAAGCTGCAGAAGGCCAATCAGGATAAGGTGGCCCAGGAGCAGTTTGAGGCGGCAAAGGAGCTTGGAAAGAAAGTAGAGGCAGGGCAGATCCAGGTTTCCATCAAAACGGGTGAGGGCGGAAAAGCCTTTGGCTCTATTTCATCTAAGGAGATCGCGGAAGAGACGAAAGCGCAGCTTGGCCTGGAGATTGACAAAAAGAAGATCCAGCTCAAGGAGACGATCAAGACTCTGGGAACCCACAATGTTCCTATTAAACTTCATCCGAAAGTGACCGTGGAACTGAAGGTGGTCGTGACAGAAGAAGCATAG
- a CDS encoding DHH family phosphoesterase, translating to MGKKKKDNQSIRLKGQLRLYMQWPAVMAVLLVFVNIWTYKIDRRAGTLMFIFVLIYIVMTGILYLYSKSLIVKDLVEFAAQYGVVQNTLLKELAVPYAIFLEDGKAVWMNSQFEEVLGGKPKRDVYISKYIPELNKSIFPKEEDDVVHMDVYYGAREYKAELRKVSVKGFSETERLMEMPEEEEYFIAVYLQDVTELSHYIKANEEQRLVAGLIYIDNYDEVINSVEEVRQSLLVALVDRKINQYIAKADGIVKKMENDKYFIAIQKQYFKELEEDKFSLLEEVKSVNIGNGVPVTLSIGLGLSTESYSQSYNYARVAIDLALARGGDQAVIKDSHGITYFGGKREQTSRNTRVKARVKAEALREFLTVKDKIFVMGHKLSDADALGAAVGIYRAAAALEKKAHIVLNEVSASLRPLYNSYIDNPDYPEDLFLQPSQAIGMADENSMVVVVDTNRPGMTECEELLHIAKTIVVLDHHRQSSDNIDNALLSYIEPYASSSCEMVSEILQYIVDDIRIPKLEASSLYAGIMIDTSNFVNRTGVRTFEAAAFLRRHGADITLVRKMFRDDMESYRAKAEILSSTEVYRDRFAIAVGAGLTIESPTIVGAQAANELLDINEIKASFVLTEYNGRIYISARSIDEVNVQIIMERLGGGGHMNASGAQFDYTDMDQAVATLKAVIDEMIEGGDI from the coding sequence ATGGGAAAAAAGAAAAAGGACAATCAAAGCATACGTCTGAAAGGACAACTCAGGCTGTATATGCAGTGGCCCGCGGTCATGGCGGTCCTGCTGGTGTTCGTAAATATATGGACCTATAAGATCGATCGGCGGGCGGGTACGCTGATGTTTATCTTTGTATTGATCTATATCGTGATGACGGGGATTTTATACTTGTACAGCAAGTCGCTGATCGTAAAAGACCTGGTAGAATTTGCGGCTCAATACGGAGTGGTACAGAATACGCTTTTGAAGGAACTTGCAGTACCCTATGCTATTTTCCTGGAAGACGGAAAAGCGGTATGGATGAACAGTCAGTTCGAGGAGGTGCTGGGAGGGAAACCTAAGAGAGACGTCTATATCAGCAAATATATTCCGGAACTGAATAAGAGTATTTTCCCCAAAGAGGAAGATGACGTCGTTCACATGGATGTCTATTATGGAGCCAGGGAATATAAGGCGGAGCTTAGGAAGGTATCTGTGAAAGGGTTCAGCGAGACGGAACGTCTGATGGAAATGCCGGAAGAAGAAGAATATTTCATCGCGGTGTATCTGCAGGACGTGACGGAGCTGAGCCACTATATCAAAGCGAATGAGGAGCAGCGCCTGGTGGCCGGCCTGATTTATATTGATAATTACGATGAGGTGATCAACAGCGTAGAAGAGGTAAGGCAGTCTCTGCTGGTAGCGCTGGTGGACCGTAAGATCAATCAGTATATCGCGAAAGCGGACGGGATTGTGAAAAAAATGGAGAACGATAAATATTTTATCGCCATTCAAAAGCAGTATTTCAAGGAATTGGAAGAAGATAAATTCTCTTTGCTGGAAGAGGTAAAGTCTGTCAATATCGGAAATGGAGTTCCGGTGACGCTTAGTATTGGGCTGGGATTAAGTACCGAATCTTACTCCCAAAGTTATAATTACGCCAGAGTAGCCATCGATCTTGCCCTTGCCAGAGGCGGAGACCAAGCGGTCATCAAAGATTCCCACGGCATCACCTATTTTGGAGGAAAACGGGAACAGACGTCCAGGAATACCAGAGTTAAGGCGCGGGTTAAGGCTGAGGCGCTCCGAGAATTCCTGACAGTGAAAGATAAGATTTTTGTTATGGGACACAAGCTAAGTGACGCGGATGCGCTGGGAGCGGCGGTCGGAATCTACCGGGCGGCCGCGGCGCTGGAGAAGAAGGCGCACATCGTCTTGAATGAAGTGTCCGCATCTCTGCGCCCTTTGTATAATTCATATATAGACAATCCGGATTATCCGGAAGATCTGTTTTTGCAGCCTTCCCAGGCTATTGGCATGGCGGATGAAAATTCTATGGTGGTTGTGGTAGATACAAACCGGCCGGGAATGACAGAATGTGAAGAACTGCTGCATATTGCGAAGACCATCGTTGTGCTGGATCATCACCGGCAGAGCAGCGATAATATTGATAACGCGCTGTTATCTTATATTGAGCCGTACGCTTCTTCGTCCTGTGAGATGGTCTCCGAAATTCTGCAGTACATTGTGGACGATATCCGGATTCCAAAGCTGGAGGCAAGCAGTCTTTACGCCGGGATCATGATCGATACCAGCAATTTTGTAAATCGGACAGGCGTACGCACCTTTGAAGCGGCGGCGTTTCTGAGGCGGCATGGAGCGGATATTACGCTGGTGCGCAAGATGTTCCGGGATGATATGGAGTCGTACCGGGCAAAGGCGGAGATCCTCAGCAGTACGGAAGTATACAGAGACCGTTTTGCTATCGCTGTGGGAGCCGGTCTTACCATTGAGAGTCCTACCATCGTTGGGGCTCAGGCGGCTAACGAATTATTGGACATTAATGAGATCAAAGCCTCGTTTGTCCTTACAGAATATAACGGAAGAATCTATATCAGCGCCCGCTCCATTGACGAGGTCAATGTACAGATCATCATGGAGCGTTTGGGCGGCGGCGGCCATATGAACGCATCGGGCGCCCAGTTTGATTATACAGATATGGATCAAGCGGTGGCCACCCTGAAAGCGGTGATTGATGAAATGATCGAAGGAGGAGATATCTGA
- the galE gene encoding UDP-glucose 4-epimerase GalE, translating into MAKILITGGAGYIGSHTALELLNKGYQVVVYDNLSNSSKESIRRVEELTGKTIQFYEGDVLDAEALEAMFRAEGIDAVIHCAALKAVGESVQKPLEYYHNNITGTLTLMGVMDKVGVKNIVFSSSATVYGDPEVIPITEDCPKGQCTNPYGWTKSMMEQIMTDVQKAKPDWNVILLRYFNPVGAHKSGRIGEDPKGIPNNLMPYISQVAVGKLPKLGVFGDDYNTPDGTGVRDYIHVVDLALGHVKAIDYIFTDPGLDVINLGTGTGYSVLDMVKAFSKACGKEIPYEIKPRRAGDIDMCYADPSKAERVLGWKAERDLEEMCEDTWRWQSQNPNGYRG; encoded by the coding sequence ATGGCGAAGATATTGATCACAGGCGGCGCCGGCTATATCGGGAGTCATACGGCGCTGGAACTTTTGAACAAAGGATATCAGGTTGTTGTCTATGATAATCTGAGTAATTCATCTAAAGAATCCATCCGCAGAGTAGAAGAGCTGACGGGAAAGACCATTCAATTCTACGAAGGAGATGTGCTGGATGCGGAAGCGTTGGAAGCGATGTTCCGAGCGGAAGGAATTGACGCGGTGATCCACTGCGCGGCTTTGAAAGCAGTAGGCGAATCTGTGCAGAAACCACTGGAATACTATCATAATAATATTACCGGAACTCTGACCCTGATGGGTGTGATGGATAAGGTGGGAGTGAAAAATATCGTATTCAGTTCCTCTGCTACGGTCTATGGAGACCCGGAGGTGATTCCGATCACGGAAGACTGCCCGAAGGGACAATGCACCAACCCTTATGGATGGACCAAGTCTATGATGGAACAGATCATGACAGACGTACAGAAGGCAAAGCCGGATTGGAACGTGATCCTGCTGCGTTACTTTAACCCGGTAGGAGCCCATAAGAGCGGAAGGATCGGGGAAGACCCGAAGGGAATCCCTAACAATCTGATGCCGTATATCTCGCAGGTGGCTGTGGGAAAACTTCCGAAGCTGGGCGTCTTTGGCGATGACTATAATACGCCGGACGGAACGGGAGTGCGGGACTATATCCATGTAGTCGATCTGGCGCTGGGGCATGTGAAGGCCATTGATTATATCTTTACGGATCCGGGGCTGGATGTCATCAACCTGGGAACTGGAACTGGATACTCGGTACTGGATATGGTAAAAGCCTTTTCAAAAGCTTGTGGGAAAGAGATTCCATATGAGATCAAACCCAGGAGAGCCGGGGATATTGACATGTGCTACGCGGATCCGTCCAAAGCAGAACGGGTGCTTGGCTGGAAAGCGGAGCGGGATCTGGAGGAAATGTGTGAGGACACCTGGAGATGGCAGTCTCAGAATCCTAACGGGTACCGCGGATAA
- a CDS encoding aminoglycoside phosphotransferase family protein, producing MAEVTQKQKEEVIKNFQYEGTLVEEGPYGSGHINDTYLLTFEIAEMGRIKVILQRMNREVFEKPVELMENIMGVTSYLRERIIENGGDPERETLNVIPAKDGKPYYVDSLGDYWRSYQFITDATSYDQVEKPEHFYQSAVAFGNFQRLLADYPAETLHETIKGFHDTRARLAVFQKAVEEDVMGRADSVREEIQFVLDREDVANYFCELLDKKEIPVRVTHNDTKLNNIMIDNKTGKGICVIDLDTVMPGLAMNDFGDSIRFGASTAAEDEKDLSKVSCSMELFELYTKGFVEGCGGKLTEKEIQLMPMGAKIMTFECGMRFLTDYLQGDVYFKTHREGQNLDRCRTQFKLVADMEEKWYTMQEIVNKYSNI from the coding sequence ATGGCAGAGGTGACACAGAAACAGAAAGAGGAAGTGATCAAGAACTTTCAGTACGAGGGCACTTTAGTAGAGGAAGGTCCATATGGAAGCGGACACATCAACGATACCTATCTGCTGACTTTTGAGATTGCTGAGATGGGGAGGATCAAGGTGATCCTTCAGCGGATGAATAGAGAGGTATTTGAGAAGCCGGTAGAGTTGATGGAAAATATTATGGGAGTTACCTCATATTTAAGAGAGCGGATCATTGAAAATGGGGGCGATCCGGAGCGGGAGACATTGAATGTGATCCCGGCGAAGGATGGAAAGCCCTATTATGTAGATTCCCTGGGAGACTACTGGCGTTCCTATCAGTTTATTACCGATGCCACCAGTTATGACCAGGTGGAGAAACCGGAGCATTTTTATCAGAGCGCGGTGGCGTTTGGAAACTTTCAGCGGCTTCTGGCGGATTATCCGGCCGAGACTCTTCATGAGACCATCAAAGGTTTCCATGATACCAGGGCCAGGCTTGCTGTTTTTCAGAAAGCGGTGGAAGAAGATGTGATGGGAAGGGCGGATTCTGTCCGGGAAGAGATCCAGTTTGTCCTGGATCGGGAAGACGTAGCCAATTATTTCTGTGAACTGCTGGATAAAAAAGAGATTCCGGTGCGGGTAACTCACAATGATACAAAGCTGAACAATATCATGATCGATAATAAAACAGGGAAAGGAATCTGCGTGATCGACCTGGATACGGTAATGCCGGGGCTTGCCATGAATGATTTTGGCGACTCTATCCGTTTTGGGGCCAGCACGGCCGCGGAGGACGAGAAGGATCTGAGCAAGGTTTCCTGCAGTATGGAATTGTTTGAGCTGTATACCAAAGGCTTTGTGGAAGGCTGCGGAGGAAAACTTACAGAGAAAGAAATCCAGCTTATGCCTATGGGCGCGAAGATTATGACTTTTGAGTGCGGGATGCGGTTTCTGACGGACTATCTTCAAGGAGACGTATATTTTAAAACCCACCGGGAAGGGCAGAATCTGGACCGTTGCCGGACTCAGTTCAAGCTGGTTGCGGATATGGAAGAAAAGTGGTACACTATGCAGGAAATCGTTAATAAATACAGCAATATCTAG
- a CDS encoding nucleotidyltransferase, whose translation MNKPVLVIMAAGMGSRYGGLKQIDPVDEDGHIIMDFSMYDAKQAGFEKVIFIIKKENEADFKEAVGNRMAKYMEVSYAYQELSNIPEGYQVPEGRVKPWGTAHAVLSCIDQIDGPFAVINADDYYGQEAFRLIYDYLAVHQDDDKYRYTMVGYELGKTVTDNGHVARGICEMNERGELVAINERTRIEKRDGGIAFTEDDGESWTFVPAETTVSMNMWGFTESILREIRDGFPAFLEEGLQANPMKCEYFLPAVVSRLLGEGRASVAVLKSSDKWYGVTYKEDKPVVVAALKEMKEKGLYPAHIWEES comes from the coding sequence ATGAACAAACCAGTATTAGTCATTATGGCAGCCGGAATGGGCAGCCGATATGGCGGATTGAAACAGATCGACCCGGTGGATGAAGACGGCCATATCATCATGGACTTTTCCATGTATGACGCAAAGCAGGCGGGATTTGAAAAGGTGATCTTCATCATTAAAAAAGAGAATGAGGCGGATTTCAAAGAAGCGGTAGGAAACCGGATGGCAAAATATATGGAAGTGTCTTACGCTTATCAGGAACTGTCCAATATTCCGGAAGGGTACCAGGTGCCTGAGGGGCGCGTGAAGCCGTGGGGGACGGCGCATGCGGTCTTAAGCTGTATTGACCAGATCGACGGCCCATTTGCGGTGATCAACGCGGATGACTATTATGGACAAGAGGCTTTCCGGCTGATCTATGATTACCTTGCCGTTCACCAGGATGATGACAAGTACCGTTATACAATGGTTGGGTATGAGCTGGGAAAAACGGTAACAGACAACGGACATGTGGCCCGCGGGATCTGCGAGATGAACGAGCGGGGCGAATTGGTCGCTATCAATGAAAGAACCAGGATCGAGAAGCGCGATGGGGGAATCGCGTTTACCGAAGACGATGGGGAAAGCTGGACTTTTGTTCCGGCGGAGACAACGGTGTCTATGAATATGTGGGGATTTACAGAGAGCATCCTGCGGGAGATCAGGGATGGATTTCCGGCCTTTTTAGAAGAAGGCCTTCAGGCAAATCCGATGAAATGTGAATATTTTCTGCCTGCGGTAGTAAGCCGTCTGCTTGGGGAAGGCAGGGCTTCCGTAGCGGTTCTCAAATCTTCAGACAAATGGTATGGCGTAACCTATAAAGAGGATAAACCGGTTGTAGTCGCGGCCCTTAAGGAAATGAAAGAAAAGGGACTGTATCCGGCGCATATCTGGGAGGAATCATAA